GCAGGAACGGCCCTGTGGGCAAAAACGGTAACGGCGGGGGACAAGCGCATCCCTTTTTTCCTCCGTCGCGGTAGACGGGAGCGGGAATGTGTATGCCGCAGGAGGCCAGAATGGAACCGGGACCGTTACCTACGATCCCGGCGTAAGCGCCGCGGGGACTTCTGCTACCGTTAATGTACTCCTGGTTAAGTACAAGGACCAGTGATCGGAGACAGGCTGACCGGATAAGAGCAGCTTCGGGCAGCCTGTTCCTGAACAGGAGCGTCAATACAGATGGCGGGAAAGACCACGAAGGGAGATACGATTGTGGCGAAAAAAATAGACAAAACCCTGAACGAAAAAGTGATAGCCGAATTTATTGTGTATCTGTATGAAGGTTTCCAAAAATTCGGGAAGGATATATACGCAGACCATGCTTTCTATGTGGCAGTCCGGTATATTACCGATGTAATCGGAAAAATGTGCCTGGCGTCGCCTAACTCACCAGTCATTCCTCATATCATTGTGACGAATTCGGTGACTGTCACCACATCATAAACTTGAAGAATAAAGAATGGGAAAAGGGGGAAACACCTTGCCTCTTCCTTCCCCTTGGTGTCCTTCGTGTCCTTGGTGGTTGTCACCTTAGCAGGGTTTGAGAAATTTCCTAATCCCCAAGGACACGCTATACCCGCCAAAAATCACGATAAACCGATCCACGATGTTAATGGGGAGCCGGGAAAGGATACTTGCCCACAGTAAGGGCATATTGCTCCGCAGAAGCCCCAGCTTGAACCGGTCCTCCGGGGAATATTGGATTTTTGTTTCACCCAAGAAAGTAAAAAGAAAATAATCAATAACGCCGCCCAGAAGGCTTTCAATGATACAGGCGAAAACTGCCAGAATGAACAGGGCCGCAGCTTTGTTAACAAAAGAAACCTGAACCGGAGTGCCCTTCTCTTCTGCAAGACGGCGGCGGAAACCCCATACCAACAGAACTTCTGCGACCGAACAGAGGACAAACAGCGTATCCTTGTGGATCCCATAAAAAATGTAGGGGAACGTGGTGGTGGTGAGTACGGCGGTACAGATACCGGGTAAAAGGCCCGCAGCAAAGGTGACGGCACAGGTAAACAGGGTGTCCAGATACAGGGGCAGGGCGAGTACATCCCCCTTAAAGCGGGTTAATAAAAAGTTGGCCGCCGCCGCAAGGAGACAGCATAGAACAAGCTTTACCCTATATATGGTGGATGAATTTGCCCTCATGGTTTACACTATAATCCATACCGTAATTATTGGCTATCGGCGGACCGGGAGGTTTATCGGCCTATGGGATCAAAAAATTGGCTTTGGGTATGTATGCTTATTCTCCTATATGGGTTCCTGTTTCCCTTGAAAAGCTCCGGAGCGGAGAACGCAATCGGCGGACAGAAGTATACGGCCCATAGGGCGGCGGAACTGTGGCTGGATGTGGAGCAGGAATTGGTTTTTGGTTTGGAAACCGGCGGGCAGTTTCACCAATCGATGTATAATTTCACCGCCTACATGGACGGTTTTTTAGCTTCCCCGGTCTACCGAATATTTTCCTTTTCCCAGGGGACCGTGGTCCAGTCTGTTGCGGATTTGACCGCTTCCTTTACGGCGGCGCTGGAAGCGGGACGGCGGGCGGATGCCCTGGCCCTGGCTATGGAGATTCATCGGGCCTTGATCCGTTGGCAGGAATTGGACGGTGAACTGGCGGATTCCATTAACGGGGCGTATCTTCATCTATTCCTGATTTTTACTTTTCTCATGGCGGTAACAACCCTGGCGGTATGGCTGCTGTACCAGGCCCTGGGTCATGCCCGCAAACGGGAACAGCAGGGGGAGGTTTTTTCCCGGGAAATGATGCTGGCCCTGGAACAGGAGCGGTCCCGGATTGCCCGGGAACTCCACGATACGGTGGCCCAGGATCTGCATTATCTGGCATTGCGGATGGGGAAGATAGCACGGGTTTCAGATGCCGGGGAGCGGAATGCTATTTGCGCGGAGGTCGCCGCGATGCAGAAGGGGCTTATCAGACAGGTGCGGTCTATCTGCGATACCCTGGTACCGCCGGACTTCATCTTTCAGGGTTTGCCCGATGCGCTGCGGCGGCTCTGTTATGACTACGGCAAGCGCACGGGAATTGATTGCCGT
This portion of the Treponema primitia ZAS-1 genome encodes:
- a CDS encoding sensor histidine kinase produces the protein MLILLYGFLFPLKSSGAENAIGGQKYTAHRAAELWLDVEQELVFGLETGGQFHQSMYNFTAYMDGFLASPVYRIFSFSQGTVVQSVADLTASFTAALEAGRRADALALAMEIHRALIRWQELDGELADSINGAYLHLFLIFTFLMAVTTLAVWLLYQALGHARKREQQGEVFSREMMLALEQERSRIARELHDTVAQDLHYLALRMGKIARVSDAGERNAICAEVAAMQKGLIRQVRSICDTLVPPDFIFQGLPDALRRLCYDYGKRTGIDCRIDIQDTLYLGPMTEEMQLQCFRIVQEALANIEKHAEASEAIVVVRSMPVQKAEEGGAGVFISISDDGKGFDPPVYRPGAGGFSAGSASAHWGIRGMYERAAILRGRLGIESEKGEGTMVKMEIPVSN